In a genomic window of Telopea speciosissima isolate NSW1024214 ecotype Mountain lineage chromosome 5, Tspe_v1, whole genome shotgun sequence:
- the LOC122662892 gene encoding uncharacterized protein LOC122662892 — protein MFNTDHQQGLYPPMSPRISFSNGFVDAQQQIMKHDHQRSPREAPAVASSDFEFSVTNNSMMSADELFFRGRLLPSKDNCTNQLQKMTLREELLIDDDDDDEGVSPRSSKSSSIKWKEFLGLKRPYNLSKKADNKISEGSVMEIATEAKGSMLVHEEAHLSKADEH, from the coding sequence ATGTTCAACACAGATCACCAACAGGGTCTATATCCTCCCATGAGCCCAAGAATCTCCTTCTCAAACGGTTTCGTTGATGCCCAACAACAAATAATGAAGCATGATCATCAACGAAGCCCCAGAGAAGCACCTGCTGTTGCATCATCAGACTTTGAATTCTCTGTCACCAACAATTCCATGATGAGTGCAGACGAGCTCTTCTTTAGGGGTAGGTTGTTACCCTCCAAGGATAACTGCACCAACCAATTGCAGAAAATGACACTAAGAGAGGAGCTCctcattgatgatgatgatgatgatgaaggtgTATCTCCAAGATCCTCTAAGAGTAGTTCCATCAAGTGGAAGGAGTTTTTAGGTCTAAAGAGGCCATACAATCTTTCCAAGAAAGCTGATAATAAGATCAGTGAAGGGTCTGTTATGGAGATAGCAACAGAAGCAAAAGGGTCAATGTTGGTTCATGAAGAGGCGCACCTTAGCAAGGCAGATGAGCATTAA